The genomic interval GACAAGGAGAAGCCCGATCTCCTGATCATAGGGACGCGCGGATTGACAGGGGCCGCGCGCTTTCTTCTCGGGAGCGTCGCTGAAGCCGTCCTGCGCGATATCGAGTGCGATGTCCTTGCCGTTCCACAGCGTTCCGAATAGCGAGCATCCGAAGCGCCGCACGGTCGTTGCATTACGGAAGCGCCTGTCCCCGATCGTTCGACCCGGCGCCGGCGGCGGGCGCATTCGAGGTCGACATCGAGGAAGCTCGCCCCAGCTTCCTCGAAGACACCGGCAACGGCCAGTTAGGCGGCACGAATCTTCGCGATAAAGCTGTCCACTTGGTTGCGAAGGGCGTCCGACTGCCTAGTAAGCTCCTCCGAAGAGCCGAGCACTTTTGCGGCGGCGGCACCGGTTGCGTTCGCCGCTTCCGCCACGCCGACACTGCTGGACGACACCTGTGCGGTGCCGGTTGCCGCTTCCTGAACGTTGAAGGCGATTTCCTTGGTTGCTGCTCCCTGCTGCTCCACTGCCGACGCTATGGTAGTCGCAATTTCGCTGACCTGACCGATCGTCGCGTCGATGGTGCGGATCGCCCTCACCGCGCCTTCCGTCGCGCTCTGGATTGCCGTCACCTGAATGCTGATCTCATCTGTGGCCTTCGCTGTCTGCGTGGCCAACGATTTCACCTCCGAGGCGACAACCGCAAAGCCCTTGCCGGCCTCTCCGGCTCGCGAAGCCTCGATGGTGGCGTTGAGCGCTAACAAATTGGTCTGGCTGGCGATGGCGGAGATCAGCTTTATGACCTCTCCGATTCTCTGCGCCGCTTCGTGGAGAGCCTGCACCTGCTCGCCGGTATCCCGCGTGTCCTGCACTGCCTGACCGGCGGCGCGGGTCGATTCGGAAACCTGCCGCCCGATCTCGCTGATCGAAGAGGACAGTTCTTCGGCGGCGCTGGCCACCGTCTGCACGTTGCCCGACGCCTGCTCGGAGGCTGCTGCGATCGCAGATGCCTGCCGTGTCGACTCTACAGCGGTTTCCGACATCTCCTGAGCTGTTGCCTGCATTCCCTGCGATGCTGCCGACAACACGGCGATCATCTGCGAGAAGGTATGGTCGAAATCCTCAATATGCTTTTCGATCGCAGCCTGCCGAGCCTCTTTCCGCTGCTGCTCGATCCGTTGCTCGGTGGCGAGTCTCTCCGCCGTGATCATGTTGTCTTTGAAGACTTGGACGGCGGCAGCCATGTCGCCAACTTCATCACGCCGGCCTATACCCGGGATATTCGTGCTCGCGTCACCACCCGCGAGGTCCTGCATCGCCTTCGTCATCCCGGCCACCGGGCGGACCACCCCTCGTGAAACGGTGGTGTAGCCGAGGGTAGCGATGCCTATGACGAGCGCTACCGAAATAGCAATCACAGCCGCGTCGACGACCGCGATGGCGGTCGCGATCTCAGCCGCTTTGACCTCGCTGCTCTGCTGCGCGATAGAGGCGAACTGTTCGAGTGCAGCCTGCAAGGCAGCCTGCGCCGGGAGAACATTTTTGGAGAGAGCCTCGATTGCCTCCGGCTGAGCAAAGGCCGCTGTCTTATCGAATACGATCGTCGACGCAGCCTGGAACTCGTCCAGCGCGCCGGCTATGGCGCTGGCTCCGGCCTTGAAACCCTCAAACGCGACCCCCGACAGAGTGTCGGTCAGCACCTTCCTGACGACATCCAACTGATTGTTCAGCCGGTTCTGTCTGGCTTTCAGTAATTCGAGATCAAGCTCCGAGGGCGCAGCATTGACCTCTCCTACGGCGCGCTCCACTGCGACCGCCATCGCCTGCTCGGCGTCAGACAGCGACATCGCCTCGACATGAAGCTCATG from Constrictibacter sp. MBR-5 carries:
- a CDS encoding HAMP domain-containing methyl-accepting chemotaxis protein — encoded protein: MAVSDMFKRLSVGAKLGGTVGAALLALCIMGGLAVFASHKIGSLGHELHVEAMSLSDAEQAMAVAVERAVGEVNAAPSELDLELLKARQNRLNNQLDVVRKVLTDTLSGVAFEGFKAGASAIAGALDEFQAASTIVFDKTAAFAQPEAIEALSKNVLPAQAALQAALEQFASIAQQSSEVKAAEIATAIAVVDAAVIAISVALVIGIATLGYTTVSRGVVRPVAGMTKAMQDLAGGDASTNIPGIGRRDEVGDMAAAVQVFKDNMITAERLATEQRIEQQRKEARQAAIEKHIEDFDHTFSQMIAVLSAASQGMQATAQEMSETAVESTRQASAIAAASEQASGNVQTVASAAEELSSSISEIGRQVSESTRAAGQAVQDTRDTGEQVQALHEAAQRIGEVIKLISAIASQTNLLALNATIEASRAGEAGKGFAVVASEVKSLATQTAKATDEISIQVTAIQSATEGAVRAIRTIDATIGQVSEIATTIASAVEQQGAATKEIAFNVQEAATGTAQVSSSSVGVAEAANATGAAAAKVLGSSEELTRQSDALRNQVDSFIAKIRAA